Part of the Candidatus Omnitrophota bacterium genome, CCAGGCTTAGCGGCGCGACACTTCCCAACTGGACCTGTAATACACCGTTTGAAATAGTGATATTCGGCTGTGTCTCGGTCCATTTGGCAGTTCCGCCTGTTCCGGCATTATATATCCTGAATGTCAGGTTATATGTGCCATTTAAAGGAGCACCTGTCTTGTCGGTTGCTTTACCCTGAAAGCTCATTAGATGCGGAATCTCCGCAGAGGCAACCAGCGTCAAAGTCAAAGCAATAGCCATGAAAAGTATTAATATGATCGTCAGTTTGGTTTTCATATCGGTCCTCCTTTGTTTATTGTTTTGTATCTCATAGGGTGGCACCTGCACCGTTATTAATCAATGCTAATCATTTTCATGAAACCGTTGACTCATTTCGATAAAATTCTTAAAGTGTCTACTATTATTATCTTTATTGACTTACGTAAAGTGTATTATTATTTTTTTATTATCGACACTATTATAATTCCTAAACCTATAAGAAAACTGATTGAGCCAGCCAATAATAAGAATAAAAAGTAAAATCCTGCCTCTCCAGCTACTGGCGGACTTCTTATTATTAAAGTAGGCTCGACATTTTCATATCGAGCATCACCTTCCAATATATCTATGATAATAACATAATTTTGCGAAAAAGCTCGGCTATAGCTAGCTATGATTAAGCTAACATCTTCAGATGAATATTCTTTTACTAAAAAACTACTTCTACTAATTACCTCGTTATATAGCATTCTGCCATTTGACGATTTCACTAAAACTCTTATTTTTCCATCGATAATATTTGGTTTTGTCGTATTTAAATCAATTCCTGGCAGTAGAGTTTTTTTAAATTGCAGCAGAACTTCCTTTTCGGGACCATGCTTATCAACAAAATTAAAAGTGTAATTTGTACCCGTTTTTGAAATATCTATATTTTTAACAAATATTGTATTTTCAAATTTAATTATAAATGTCATTTGCAACAGAGTTCCTGATACTATTATTATCCCTAAAAGACAGAATATAATTCCTAATAATACACTTTGTTTACGCATATTTTCTAACTCCCCAGCATATCCGCTACCCAATCATAACATTCATAGTGTTTGCCATCATTTAAAGCATGGAAATCGTATTTTGGCGGGTTTTGACTAGACTTCATTATGTTGTTAAATACCCTCTGAATAAAAACCGGGTCTTTACTAACAGTTAATGTAAATGCATATCTTTCATTCGGACGAACAACTCCATTAACAGGTTTACCTAAGAACATACTAATATCATTGCTATTCTCAGGATTAAACCCGGCCGATATATTATAATCATCTGTTCCGGTTATCTGAAGCCCAGCGTGCGTAACATATGTATATTTGCCAGCAACTCTAATTCCAGAAAACCCTATCGAAAGGCGAGGGCCTTCTCCTGTAACATGATTACCTACTTTAGAACCTGCCGCATACGCGTTTGAAACCATCCCGTTTATTACAGCCGCACCTCCTCCAACAACACCAGACGCAAGTACAGAGCCCCAGGCGCTTATTCCAGCATTACTTACTGCCACTGCGGCTGATGTAGAAGCCATAGATGTTCCCATTGACAGTGCAATATCCGCTGGTATTATTAAACCTGCCGTAGTACCGCCTGCAGCCGCGCCTCCACTTGCTCCTCCTTCTGCCCCTGCCGCCGCAGACATTTGGCCCATCACGCCGCCTGTAATGCCCCCCACTATCGTACCTATAAGCATCCCCCTGCCTATATCGCCCCCTGTAGCGGCGGCTCCTGCGGCACCTGCTATAGCTCCGGAGATTTCACCCCACAAAACAGGGGCGAGCGCTCCACCTGTAAATATCGCAGCCACCGCAGTTACGGCAATAATCGCAATTGACGCTATTATAGCCCCTACGCCGCTTGTCAGCCAATTCCAGAAACTGCTCCACCAACTTAACCCCGTCGGATCTATGTAATTAACCGGGTTATTCCTGCAGTAGCTGTATCGATTCAGATCCTGCGGGTCGAAGGGATGCGCTATTGTGGGATCTGCAGTAATGAAACGGCCCAGTTCGGGGTCGTAATACCTTGCCCCGAAATATAAAAGAGCGGATGAATCGTCATATATCTTACCAGTGAAACGCTTATCTGTCGAATAGTTTCCGGTGGAGCGGGAGACCTCGCCGAAGGGCGAATATTCTAGTATCTGGACGATAGCGCCTGTTCCGTCAGTAATGACGTTACTCGAACCTATGTGGTCTTGATGGTAGTAATAGACCTCGTAGGAGTGGTTACTTTGACCGGTCACACCTACGAGGTCTTCGATGGAACAGACCCTCGTCGAACCCATAAAGATGTGCTTTGTGGTCTTGTCCCCCTCGACTTCGTAGGAAGAGCCGATGTAATGCGTAGAAAAATTGGGACA contains:
- a CDS encoding RHS repeat-associated core domain-containing protein encodes the protein MSEKGGGTFNISVDLNEGWNFFSLPGYIPNTGGSIAQILSSITGKYEQVSTYDTAADKWLHYVGDARFDQFDKFEYGRGYLIYCNEGCSISLSGNYPLNGVQYSLKEGWNLVAAPTDSQIETSLALRGVTYDSVAGYNGADYAYGPAALEKGKAYWVHVANSQTWSVPLPRIETVYSYDGDGGRVMRKIGTVPQGGVSSGGDCPNFSTHYIGSSYEVEGDKTTKHIFMGSTRVCSIEDLVGVTGQSNHSYEVYYYHQDHIGSSNVITDGTGAIVQILEYSPFGEVSRSTGNYSTDKRFTGKIYDDSSALLYFGARYYDPELGRFITADPTIAHPFDPQDLNRYSYCRNNPVNYIDPTGLSWWSSFWNWLTSGVGAIIASIAIIAVTAVAAIFTGGALAPVLWGEISGAIAGAAGAAATGGDIGRGMLIGTIVGGITGGVMGQMSAAAGAEGGASGGAAAGGTTAGLIIPADIALSMGTSMASTSAAVAVSNAGISAWGSVLASGVVGGGAAVINGMVSNAYAAGSKVGNHVTGEGPRLSIGFSGIRVAGKYTYVTHAGLQITGTDDYNISAGFNPENSNDISMFLGKPVNGVVRPNERYAFTLTVSKDPVFIQRVFNNIMKSSQNPPKYDFHALNDGKHYECYDWVADMLGS